In Zingiber officinale cultivar Zhangliang chromosome 3A, Zo_v1.1, whole genome shotgun sequence, the DNA window gggaaaaactaaactggagcatgatactgaaactgagctacgctaatactgagctactgctagagctgtactgagttcacgaactaatttgtgaaaggttgaaaaccgtatacatataataagtgaaaatactaaacatgctgctgaggggcccggcaactgtacgtgctatgcgcgcatctctaacaagacccggggttgcaagtcctgaatttagtagagctactaggttatctaaacctagggaccgactatgggagcccagcccaatggatatataATCCAGTACCGTGCCaacggaaaagtaaaatactgagtatagctaaactgttctaaattgctctttctaggttatctgaacctagaggcgactgtgggagcccacccattggaccgtagtcctacataagtcgaAGTAaatctaatttgctgttttaaatgcttctagtgcatttaataagttaatttaaactgtctattactgagttagacctttaatcgagcacctaggatgctctaactcctctccctattagggagaccacctctaggcacccgacaatgtctaacctcctatctgaagaagGAAAACGTGCCTGGCccttctagaggtgctcaactaaatccctaatctgcgaagagagttaaatacaccctagatatcaataaaaatctgcatacatcctaactaagcataaaaactcaaacggaagctattatactgcaggtgaggggtttcttacctcgtatgctaattttcttacaattcctttcgctagaaattccggtggagacgacttctcgacgattcgctcgcgtctatgcgtttctctcgcggaggggagaccttgggctagggcgccgagagaaggagagggagaggtgttccCGGTggtgaggaaggagaaagaagaggaagtggtgtgagggcttcggtgaagagagaattgccgaaccaaacttctcaaataaaccaaaccctctttaagtttttaatttatattaagtggtttaatgaacccaactctaatataaatatatttggttctcctttcttttagcatgaccctgttgggttcactggtttctaacattattcgcaaaccataggtctcgggttcgagtcccgcctaagctattttgcggttctaattatttttgctacttccgctactcgaaaaattcggaaaaatatctaaaaattccagaaaaatcatagaatatttataatgtagtttcgagaattttcgggcgttacaagatatcagtcagatccaggtgaaggtcactggacagtagtcaagaatattctttagtacttgagaaggactcaagattatttcttgatatttggaggtgatgaagagcttgctgtaaagggttacaattactgctgtaaagggttacagctgttgttgtaaagggttacagttatTCCTGTAAAGCGTTACAGctgttgttgtaaagggttacagtggtgtAAGCTTCCAAATTAACAAGGACTATTCTAGAGCGCAGTTAGGGCACGTATTTTACATAAATAgtggtcttgggtattggatactacaacaATTTCATCTCATTAGAGGGATCCTCGATATATgataaaatacggtacccaaataatatttgaataataaggttattttccAAATAATCTTATttgaatttttatgaatttttagaaattttctgggaatatTTCTAAGCTCGCATGacatatttagaggggatgcgTTCATGGGCCcaagaaaagcctgtttggaatacccgggagtgagagttgattgagaaattgatCTAGGGTTTAATTGAAAATTCCCTAAGTTATAAATCTATAATCGTCGAACCCTTCTCCCCAAAACCCACCAGCCGaacctcttctcctcctcttgcaTCGCCTCGACCACCGGCCGCCGTGTTTCTGTTCCCCTCTTCTCCTTGCGAATTCTCGCAACCACATCCGGAGATCTCCTCCTCACGCGCAAGCACCAAGACGCCGCCGGATCTCCTCACGCGTGCACCACAGCTGCGACCCCGTTCCCTCTCATGAGTGCCACACACGCCGCCGACCACCACGATTCTACGCTGATCGTTGTGAACCCTAGCTCCTCCATCATTCTTCTTCGACCACGAGCTACGGGCAGTTGACCTTCACTCTCCTCCTATCTCTTGCAGATCATCCCAAGCATTGCTCTGTCGCCAACACAGCCGTGCCCTAACACCTCTCCACCGCTTCTCCAACACTCCTCTCTTGAAGCGGAAATTCCTCCTCCAAACCGTGAGAAAAGGTAAGTAGATTTTTCCATAGAAGTAGCAATGTGGGTCTCCCTTAGTCAGGCTAGTAGGAAACTTTGATTGCTACTTCACTTCCGATGAAGATGTCATGCTCGGCTCCTCTTCCAGATTTGGGAGATGATTTAGGTTTTTAGGGATC includes these proteins:
- the LOC122050453 gene encoding uncharacterized protein LOC122050453; its protein translation is MRSWAQEKPPNLFSSSCIASTTGRRVSVPLFSLRILATTSGDLLLTRKHQDAAGSPHACTTAATPFPLMSATHAADHHDSTLIVIIPSIALSPTQPCPNTSPPLLQHSSLEAEIPPPNREKRYR